The following proteins come from a genomic window of Micromonospora echinofusca:
- the frr gene encoding ribosome recycling factor: protein MIDDTLLEAEEKMERAIEHAKEEFGAIRTGRANAAMFSKIIIDYYGSPTPLPQMASIGVPEPRMVIIKPYDNSQINAMEKAIRDSDLGANPNNEGNQLRILLPQMTEERRREMIKVARHKGEEAKVAIRNIRRKGKEELDRLVKDGEVGEDDGRRAEKELDDLTQRFVAAVDDLVKHKENELLEV, encoded by the coding sequence GTGATCGACGACACCCTCCTCGAGGCCGAGGAGAAGATGGAGCGTGCCATCGAGCACGCCAAGGAGGAGTTCGGCGCGATCCGTACCGGTCGCGCCAACGCCGCCATGTTCTCCAAGATCATCATCGACTACTACGGCAGCCCTACGCCGCTGCCCCAGATGGCGTCCATCGGGGTCCCCGAGCCGCGCATGGTGATCATCAAGCCGTACGACAACTCGCAGATCAACGCCATGGAGAAGGCGATCCGCGACTCCGACCTCGGCGCCAACCCGAACAACGAGGGCAACCAGCTCCGCATCCTGCTCCCGCAGATGACCGAGGAGCGCCGCCGAGAAATGATCAAGGTCGCCCGGCACAAGGGTGAGGAGGCCAAGGTGGCCATCCGCAACATCCGCCGCAAGGGCAAGGAGGAGCTGGACCGGCTCGTCAAGGACGGCGAGGTCGGCGAGGACGACGGCCGCCGCGCCGAGAAGGAACTCGACGACCTGACCCAGCGCTTCGTCGCCGCCGTCGACGACCTGGTCAAGCACAAGGAGAACGAACTCCTCGAGGTGTGA
- the rlmN gene encoding 23S rRNA (adenine(2503)-C(2))-methyltransferase RlmN, protein MTSLPLIPADPDAPGRRPAMPPRHLADLDLAGRRALVAELGEPAFRAKQVSTHYFGRLVRDPGQMTDLPAATREKLADQLLPRLLTPVRELACDDGATRKALWRLHDGSLVESVLMGYPDRVTVCISSQAGCGMACPFCATGQAGLTRNLSTAEIVDQAVYLAGVAASGAVAGSPPRLSHVVFMGMGEPLANYSRVVAAIRRLVAPAPEGLGLSQRHITVSTVGLVPAIRRLASEDLSVTLALSLHAPDDELRDELVPVNQRWKVSEVLDAAWDYADRTGRRVSIEYAMIRDVNDQPWRADLLGRLLAGKLTHVNLIPLNPTPGSRWDASPKPVEREFVRRLREAGVSTTVRDTRGREIDGACGQLAAAEDMDTDRAGEKA, encoded by the coding sequence ATGACGAGCCTGCCCCTGATCCCCGCAGACCCCGACGCCCCCGGGCGGCGGCCCGCGATGCCTCCCCGTCACCTCGCCGATCTCGACCTCGCCGGCCGCCGGGCCCTGGTCGCCGAGCTGGGGGAGCCGGCGTTCCGCGCCAAGCAGGTCTCCACCCACTACTTCGGTCGCCTGGTGCGCGATCCGGGGCAGATGACCGACCTGCCGGCCGCCACCCGCGAGAAGCTCGCCGACCAGCTGCTGCCCCGGCTGCTCACCCCGGTCCGGGAGCTGGCGTGCGACGACGGCGCGACCCGCAAGGCGCTCTGGCGGCTGCACGACGGCTCGCTGGTGGAGAGCGTGCTGATGGGCTACCCGGACCGCGTCACCGTCTGCATCTCCAGCCAGGCCGGCTGCGGCATGGCTTGTCCGTTCTGCGCGACGGGCCAGGCGGGGCTCACCCGCAACCTCTCCACCGCCGAGATCGTCGACCAGGCGGTCTACCTGGCTGGGGTGGCCGCCTCCGGAGCGGTGGCAGGTTCGCCGCCGCGCCTGTCGCACGTGGTCTTCATGGGCATGGGCGAGCCGCTGGCCAACTACTCCCGGGTGGTCGCGGCGATCCGTCGGCTGGTCGCCCCGGCGCCCGAGGGGCTCGGGCTGTCGCAGCGCCACATCACGGTCTCCACGGTCGGGCTGGTCCCGGCCATCCGCCGACTGGCCAGCGAAGACCTCTCGGTGACCCTTGCGCTGTCGCTGCACGCCCCCGATGATGAGCTGCGCGACGAACTCGTGCCGGTCAACCAGCGCTGGAAGGTGTCCGAGGTGCTGGATGCGGCCTGGGACTACGCGGACCGCACGGGGCGTCGCGTGTCGATCGAGTACGCGATGATCAGAGACGTGAACGACCAGCCGTGGAGAGCCGATCTGCTCGGGCGGCTGCTGGCCGGGAAGCTGACCCACGTGAACCTCATCCCCCTGAACCCGACTCCGGGCAGCCGTTGGGACGCCAGCCCGAAGCCGGTCGAGCGCGAGTTCGTCCGGCGGTTGCGGGAGGCCGGGGTGTCGACGACGGTACGGGACACCCGGGGTCGCGAGATCGACGGAGCGTGTGGGCAGCTCGCCGCCGCCGAGGACATGGACACCGACCGGGCCGGGGAGAAGGCGTGA
- the tsf gene encoding translation elongation factor Ts: MSNFTAADVKKLRDLTGAGMMDCKKALTEAEGDFDKAVEILRVKGAKDVGKRAGRTAANGLIAHSGKALLELNCETDFVAKTDAFIELAQQLVEHGERSGVGTAEELLATELDGKTVADLVQEQSAKIGEKLVLNRFAKLDGTTAVYLHRKSQDLPPAVGVLVQYTSTAGDEASDSDARGVAMQIAAMRPKYLTRDEVPADVVESERRIAEQTAREENKPEAALPKIVEGRVNAFFKDYVLLEQASVADNKKTVKQLLAEAGIDVTRFVRFEVGQA; encoded by the coding sequence ATGTCCAACTTCACCGCCGCGGACGTCAAGAAGCTCCGCGACCTCACCGGCGCCGGCATGATGGACTGCAAGAAGGCGCTGACCGAGGCCGAGGGCGACTTCGACAAGGCCGTCGAGATCCTGCGCGTCAAGGGCGCCAAGGACGTCGGCAAGCGGGCCGGCCGTACGGCCGCCAACGGTCTGATCGCCCACTCCGGCAAGGCGCTGCTCGAGCTCAACTGCGAGACCGACTTCGTCGCCAAGACCGACGCCTTCATCGAGCTGGCCCAGCAGCTGGTGGAGCACGGCGAGCGCAGCGGCGTCGGCACCGCCGAGGAGCTGCTCGCGACCGAGCTGGACGGCAAGACCGTCGCCGACCTGGTGCAGGAGCAGTCCGCCAAGATCGGCGAGAAGCTCGTTCTCAACCGGTTCGCCAAGCTCGACGGCACCACCGCCGTCTACCTGCACCGCAAGAGCCAGGACCTGCCCCCGGCGGTCGGCGTGCTGGTGCAGTACACCAGCACCGCCGGCGACGAGGCCTCCGACTCGGACGCCCGTGGCGTCGCGATGCAGATCGCGGCCATGCGCCCGAAGTACCTCACCCGCGACGAGGTGCCGGCCGACGTCGTCGAGTCCGAGCGGCGCATCGCCGAGCAGACCGCCCGCGAGGAGAACAAGCCCGAGGCGGCCCTGCCGAAGATCGTCGAGGGTCGGGTGAACGCGTTCTTCAAGGACTACGTCCTGCTCGAGCAGGCGTCCGTCGCCGACAACAAGAAGACGGTGAAGCAGCTGCTGGCCGAGGCCGGCATCGACGTCACCCGCTTCGTGCGGTTCGAGGTCGGCCAGGCCTGA
- a CDS encoding DUF2631 domain-containing protein produces the protein MAGSEPVTSPDQHKPGHRKSGRIGAVVSALALLAMLCGNHEGMVENIWLIGLAVLLLVIVIGDAVLRRNGLRS, from the coding sequence GTGGCAGGAAGCGAGCCGGTAACGTCGCCAGACCAGCACAAGCCCGGGCACCGCAAGTCCGGGCGGATCGGTGCGGTGGTCTCCGCGCTGGCCCTGTTGGCGATGCTCTGCGGCAACCACGAGGGCATGGTCGAGAACATCTGGCTGATCGGCCTGGCCGTGCTGCTGCTGGTCATCGTCATCGGCGACGCCGTGCTGCGGCGCAACGGCCTGCGGTCCTGA
- the pyrH gene encoding UMP kinase, whose product MTQVVSDRSLAADDPTAPPPGRARRVVLKLSGEVFGGGAIGVDPDVVQAIARQIATVVRRGVQVSVVVGGGNFFRGAELQKRGMDRARADYMGMLGTVMNCLALQDFLEKEGIETRVQSAITMAQVAEPYIPLRAIRHLEKGRVVIFGAGAGMPYFSTDTVAAQRALEIRADVVLMSKNGVDGVYTADPRIDPTASKFDSITFSEVLRRNLRVADAAAFSLCMENGLPMLVFGAQGDDTIIRAVGGDKIGTLITA is encoded by the coding sequence ATGACGCAGGTTGTGAGTGACCGGAGTCTGGCGGCGGACGATCCGACGGCGCCACCTCCCGGCCGGGCCCGCCGGGTGGTGCTGAAGCTCTCCGGTGAGGTGTTCGGCGGGGGCGCGATCGGGGTGGACCCGGACGTCGTGCAGGCCATCGCCCGGCAGATCGCCACCGTGGTCCGCCGCGGCGTGCAGGTGTCGGTGGTGGTCGGCGGCGGCAACTTCTTCCGGGGTGCCGAGCTGCAGAAGCGCGGCATGGACCGGGCCCGGGCCGACTACATGGGCATGCTCGGCACCGTGATGAACTGCCTCGCCCTGCAGGACTTCCTCGAGAAGGAGGGCATCGAGACGCGCGTGCAGAGCGCGATCACGATGGCCCAGGTCGCCGAGCCGTACATCCCGCTGCGCGCCATCCGGCACCTGGAGAAGGGCCGCGTGGTGATCTTCGGCGCGGGCGCCGGCATGCCGTACTTCTCCACCGACACGGTGGCCGCCCAGCGGGCGCTGGAGATCCGCGCCGACGTGGTGCTGATGAGCAAGAACGGCGTGGACGGCGTCTACACCGCCGACCCGCGGATCGACCCGACCGCCAGCAAGTTCGACTCGATCACCTTCTCCGAGGTGCTGCGGCGTAACCTGCGGGTGGCCGACGCCGCCGCGTTCAGCCTGTGCATGGAGAACGGCCTGCCGATGCTGGTCTTCGGCGCGCAGGGCGACGACACCATCATCCGGGCCGTGGGTGGCGACAAGATCGGCACCCTGATCACCGCCTGA
- a CDS encoding YraN family protein — protein MTKRNQAVGAYGERCAVRHLIGAGLRPVARNWRCAAGEIDIIAWDGPVLAFCEVKTRRTDQFGPPAEAVVPAKARRLRGLAARWLADTGTTADEVRFDVVSVRLTGAGAARIEHLKGAF, from the coding sequence ATGACGAAGCGGAACCAGGCGGTCGGCGCGTACGGGGAGCGGTGTGCCGTCCGGCACCTGATCGGGGCGGGACTGCGCCCGGTGGCCCGGAACTGGCGATGCGCCGCCGGGGAGATCGACATCATCGCCTGGGACGGGCCGGTGCTCGCCTTCTGCGAGGTCAAGACCCGCCGGACCGACCAGTTCGGGCCGCCGGCCGAGGCGGTCGTACCGGCCAAGGCGCGGCGGCTGCGCGGGCTCGCCGCCCGGTGGCTCGCCGACACCGGCACCACCGCCGACGAGGTGCGCTTCGACGTCGTCTCGGTACGCCTCACCGGCGCCGGCGCGGCCAGGATCGAGCACCTCAAGGGGGCGTTCTGA
- a CDS encoding Rieske 2Fe-2S domain-containing protein: MRVTGTGHASMRIDTAAGSILCDPWVNPAYFASWFPFPDNSLLDWEALGDVDYLYVSHLHRDHFDAAHLKRFVSKDATVLLPAFPTSEMEDELRELGFTKFLKAPNEQVVELDGGLKIMIQALTSPTDGPIGDSSLWVEYDGVRLLNQNDARPTDLGVFAELGHVHAHMLQFSGAIWYPMVYELPQAAKTAFGKQKRDRQFDRTWRYIDDLKADHVFPIAGPPCFLDDELWQFNDIHGDEGNIFPDQSVFLSEYAKVGGTNGVVLLPGSVAEITTESCETSHPVPVEEFFANKVAHLEEMRERKRPVIEAEKASWRHPEVDVLKEMQRRIEPLLDESIYLAKGVGGPVRFDLVGTDSSGGETVESIVVDFPGKQVRPYADEKVRYRFRTERALIEHLLHIGEVDWVNSLFLSCRFSAARIGQYNEFVYAFFKCLSTERLQYAEGWYDEHERSSDAEDITLGDWVVQRRCPHLKADLTRFGIVDGDQLTCQLHGWRFDLPSGRCLTSVGHKVRAHRVDAETPAPAGEVLS; this comes from the coding sequence GTGCGAGTGACCGGTACGGGACACGCCAGCATGCGGATCGACACGGCCGCGGGCAGCATCCTGTGCGACCCGTGGGTCAATCCGGCCTACTTCGCCTCCTGGTTTCCGTTTCCGGACAACTCGCTGCTCGACTGGGAGGCCCTCGGCGACGTCGACTACCTCTACGTCTCCCACCTGCACCGGGACCACTTCGACGCGGCGCACCTGAAGCGCTTCGTGTCGAAGGACGCCACCGTGCTGCTGCCCGCGTTCCCCACCTCCGAGATGGAGGACGAGCTGCGGGAGTTGGGCTTCACCAAGTTCCTCAAGGCGCCGAACGAGCAGGTCGTGGAGCTGGACGGCGGCCTGAAGATCATGATTCAGGCGCTGACCAGCCCGACCGACGGCCCGATCGGCGACTCCTCGCTCTGGGTGGAGTACGACGGCGTCCGGCTGCTCAACCAGAACGACGCCCGCCCCACCGACCTGGGTGTCTTCGCCGAGCTGGGGCACGTGCACGCGCACATGCTCCAGTTCTCCGGCGCGATCTGGTACCCGATGGTCTACGAGCTGCCGCAGGCGGCGAAGACGGCGTTCGGCAAGCAGAAGCGGGACCGGCAGTTCGACCGCACCTGGCGCTACATCGACGACCTGAAGGCCGACCACGTCTTCCCGATCGCCGGCCCGCCGTGCTTCCTCGACGACGAGCTGTGGCAGTTCAACGACATCCACGGCGACGAGGGCAACATCTTCCCCGACCAGTCGGTCTTCCTGAGCGAGTACGCCAAGGTCGGCGGCACCAACGGCGTCGTGCTGCTCCCGGGCAGCGTCGCGGAGATCACCACCGAGAGCTGCGAGACCAGTCACCCGGTGCCGGTGGAGGAGTTCTTCGCGAACAAGGTCGCCCACCTGGAGGAGATGCGCGAGCGCAAGCGGCCGGTCATCGAGGCGGAGAAGGCGTCCTGGCGCCACCCCGAGGTGGACGTGCTCAAGGAGATGCAGCGCCGGATCGAGCCGCTGCTGGACGAGTCGATCTACCTGGCCAAGGGGGTCGGCGGCCCGGTCCGCTTCGACCTGGTGGGCACCGACAGCTCGGGCGGGGAGACCGTCGAATCCATCGTGGTGGACTTCCCCGGCAAGCAGGTCCGCCCGTACGCCGACGAGAAGGTCCGCTACCGGTTCCGTACGGAGCGGGCGCTGATCGAGCACCTGCTGCACATCGGCGAGGTGGACTGGGTCAACTCGCTCTTCCTCTCCTGCCGCTTCTCGGCGGCCCGGATCGGCCAGTACAACGAGTTCGTCTACGCGTTCTTCAAGTGCCTCTCCACCGAGCGCCTCCAGTACGCCGAGGGCTGGTACGACGAGCACGAGCGCTCCAGCGACGCCGAGGACATCACCCTCGGCGACTGGGTGGTGCAGCGGCGCTGCCCGCACCTGAAGGCCGACCTGACCCGGTTCGGCATCGTCGACGGCGACCAGCTCACCTGCCAGCTGCACGGCTGGCGGTTCGACCTGCCCAGCGGCCGCTGCCTGACCAGCGTCGGGCACAAGGTCCGCGCCCACCGCGTCGACGCCGAAACCCCCGCCCCCGCCGGCGAGGTCCTCAGCTAG
- a CDS encoding YifB family Mg chelatase-like AAA ATPase: MSYAKVLCVGLVGVTGHLVEVEADLAAGLPAVVISGLPDTALHEARDRVRAAVVNSGQRWPNRRITLNLLPADLPKFGSAFDLAIAAALLGGSGELPLLPLEHVVVLGELGLDGAVRPVRGVLPMVAAAARAGVGKVIVPAGNAAEAAVVPGVRVRAVDTLHRLVSFIRDGSPLIEPGSDGPPPTRGGPDLAEVAGQGLGRRALEVAAAGGHHLALVGPPGAGKTMLAERLPSILPELDDEAALEVTALHSIAGLLPPGGRLLRRPPFQAPHHTATVPSLVGGGSGLARPGAISLAHRGVLFLDEAPEFSRGALEALRQPLEHGRVRLARSRGGAEYPARTQLVLAANPCPCARPAGDAYCECPPQARRRYLSRLSGPLLDRIDVQVRLPPVRAAELMEATVESEASATVAERVAVARQAAAARWAVLGHRVNAEIPGPYLRRPPWRLPAPDTAELRARLDSGSLSARGFDRIIRLAWTIADLDGRDRPDREDVREAIQLRTGDAT; this comes from the coding sequence GTGAGCTACGCGAAGGTGCTCTGCGTGGGCCTGGTCGGCGTCACCGGGCATCTGGTGGAGGTCGAGGCCGACCTGGCGGCCGGGCTGCCGGCCGTGGTGATCTCGGGGCTGCCGGACACCGCCCTGCACGAGGCCCGGGACCGGGTCCGCGCGGCCGTGGTCAACTCGGGTCAGCGGTGGCCCAACCGGCGGATCACGCTCAACCTGCTCCCCGCCGACCTGCCGAAGTTCGGTTCCGCGTTCGATCTGGCGATAGCGGCGGCCCTGCTCGGTGGCTCCGGCGAGCTGCCGCTGCTGCCGCTGGAACACGTGGTGGTCCTCGGCGAGCTGGGGCTCGACGGCGCGGTCCGCCCGGTGCGCGGCGTGCTGCCGATGGTCGCCGCCGCCGCCCGGGCCGGCGTCGGGAAGGTGATCGTCCCGGCCGGCAACGCCGCCGAGGCGGCGGTCGTCCCCGGGGTCCGGGTCCGGGCGGTCGACACGCTGCACCGGCTGGTCAGCTTCATCCGCGACGGCTCGCCCCTGATCGAACCGGGGTCGGACGGCCCGCCACCGACCCGCGGTGGGCCAGACCTGGCCGAGGTCGCGGGGCAGGGTCTGGGCCGCAGGGCCCTGGAGGTGGCCGCAGCGGGCGGGCACCACCTGGCACTGGTCGGGCCGCCGGGAGCGGGCAAGACCATGCTCGCCGAGCGCCTCCCGTCGATCCTGCCGGAACTGGACGACGAGGCCGCGCTGGAGGTCACCGCGCTGCACTCGATCGCCGGGCTGCTGCCGCCGGGCGGCCGGTTGCTGCGCCGCCCGCCGTTCCAGGCGCCACACCACACGGCGACGGTGCCGTCGCTGGTCGGCGGCGGGTCCGGGCTGGCGCGCCCCGGCGCGATCTCACTCGCCCACCGGGGCGTGCTCTTCCTCGACGAGGCGCCCGAGTTCAGCAGGGGCGCGCTGGAGGCACTGCGCCAACCGCTGGAGCACGGCCGGGTCCGGCTGGCCCGCAGCCGGGGCGGCGCCGAGTACCCGGCCCGTACCCAGCTGGTGCTGGCGGCCAACCCGTGCCCGTGCGCCAGGCCGGCCGGGGACGCGTACTGCGAGTGCCCGCCGCAGGCCCGGCGGCGCTACCTCAGCCGGCTCTCCGGGCCCCTGCTGGACCGGATCGACGTGCAGGTGCGGCTGCCGCCCGTCCGGGCGGCCGAGCTGATGGAGGCCACCGTCGAGAGCGAGGCCTCCGCCACCGTCGCCGAACGGGTGGCGGTGGCCCGGCAGGCGGCGGCCGCGCGCTGGGCGGTGCTCGGCCACCGCGTCAACGCCGAGATACCCGGCCCGTACCTGCGCCGCCCGCCCTGGCGGTTGCCCGCGCCGGACACCGCCGAGCTGCGGGCCCGGCTCGACTCCGGGTCGCTGTCGGCCCGGGGCTTCGACCGGATCATCCGCCTGGCCTGGACCATCGCGGACCTGGACGGTCGGGACCGTCCCGACCGGGAGGACGTACGGGAGGCCATTCAACTGAGGACGGGGGACGCGACGTGA
- a CDS encoding DivIVA domain-containing protein encodes MASQGQRFRRKALRRGYKVDEVDAFLDRVEATLDGRPVGAPVASQEVHDVVFRVRFNGYDEWQVDLHLDRVERQLAELEERGGVGGRGGDPRDADRLGPPDRLGPPDRMGPPARDDRGMSPVPQPMPPRAMPAQAGPPADRYGRYDEPTGAFAGGYDGPRGGYEPPRGPGGPGPMGPGGPMGQGGPPPRGLPAGPTGYGDGPGGGYGDRPGGGYGDGPGGGYGDRPGGGYGDGPGGGYGDRPGNYGDGPGGYGDEPRFDGFEAGRRARADMTAEIRMPERDLRDLRDRGPAGPPPQPGFGGPPNAGPPVGGPPVGGPPVGGPPPMVGPPMAGPPGSDLYRVDQIRRSFQVRRFGSGYDPDQVDRFFDTLLGGMQGRNAMPVNPKELDTLRFPLVPGGYFEAEVDAALKDVQDILFGR; translated from the coding sequence GTGGCGAGTCAGGGTCAGCGTTTCCGGCGTAAGGCGCTCCGCCGGGGATACAAGGTCGACGAGGTCGATGCCTTCCTGGACCGGGTCGAGGCGACGCTCGACGGCCGGCCCGTGGGTGCGCCCGTCGCCTCCCAAGAGGTCCACGACGTCGTCTTCCGGGTCCGCTTCAACGGCTACGACGAGTGGCAGGTCGACCTGCACCTCGACCGGGTCGAGCGGCAGTTGGCCGAGCTGGAGGAGCGCGGCGGCGTCGGCGGACGCGGCGGCGACCCCCGGGACGCAGACCGCCTGGGCCCGCCCGACCGCCTGGGCCCGCCGGACCGGATGGGGCCGCCGGCGCGTGACGATCGCGGCATGTCGCCGGTCCCGCAGCCGATGCCGCCCCGGGCGATGCCCGCGCAGGCCGGGCCGCCCGCCGACCGCTACGGCCGCTACGACGAGCCCACCGGCGCCTTCGCCGGCGGATACGACGGGCCCCGCGGCGGCTACGAGCCGCCGCGCGGCCCGGGCGGCCCCGGCCCGATGGGACCGGGCGGCCCGATGGGCCAGGGCGGCCCGCCGCCGCGCGGCCTTCCCGCCGGCCCCACCGGCTACGGCGACGGCCCGGGTGGCGGCTACGGCGACCGTCCGGGTGGCGGCTACGGCGACGGCCCCGGCGGCGGCTACGGCGACCGTCCGGGTGGTGGTTACGGCGACGGTCCGGGTGGCGGCTACGGCGACCGTCCCGGCAACTACGGCGATGGTCCCGGTGGCTACGGCGACGAGCCGCGTTTCGACGGGTTCGAGGCCGGCCGGCGCGCTCGCGCCGACATGACCGCCGAGATCCGTATGCCGGAACGCGACCTGCGCGACCTGCGGGACCGCGGCCCGGCCGGCCCGCCCCCGCAGCCGGGCTTCGGTGGCCCGCCGAACGCCGGCCCGCCCGTGGGTGGCCCTCCGGTCGGCGGCCCCCCGGTCGGTGGCCCGCCGCCGATGGTCGGTCCGCCGATGGCTGGCCCGCCCGGCAGCGACCTCTACCGCGTCGACCAGATCCGTCGCAGCTTCCAGGTGCGCCGGTTCGGCAGCGGCTACGACCCGGACCAGGTCGACCGGTTCTTCGACACGTTGCTGGGGGGCATGCAGGGCCGCAACGCGATGCCCGTGAACCCGAAGGAGCTGGACACGCTGCGCTTCCCGCTGGTGCCGGGCGGCTACTTCGAGGCCGAGGTCGACGCCGCGCTCAAGGACGTGCAGGACATCCTGTTCGGGCGCTGA
- a CDS encoding phosphatidate cytidylyltransferase codes for MSHLEPHGSAEPRGWDRPDTPAPAPALPWPEPEIEPGQWHRGPAVLPDAYAEAPARPRPQAGMPAGGDAATSNGHRDPDDSDYPTTQLEPVRDVEPEPIPAPPPGRRQRGRRRAGLDRPPTQQSAPSRAGRNLPAAIAVGVALAALVVVPLFFYPPVFLVVVAAAVGVGIWEMARAVRRSGAHPPLVPLIAGGVLTVGLAWFSGPDALSLGLLVTVLGTMVWRLGDGPGGFQRDLTAATLIAVYVPFLGGFAALLAAAPEDGHLRVLVTLAAVVLSDTGGYAAGVNFGKHPMAPSVSPKKSWEGFAGSVTAAALGSALLLWLLLDVAPWWGALFGLAVSGAAVLGDLAESMIKRDLGVKDMSNLLPGHGGLMDRLDSILFALPTAYLLLAVFVPVLE; via the coding sequence ATGTCCCACCTCGAGCCCCACGGTAGCGCCGAGCCCCGCGGCTGGGACCGTCCCGACACCCCCGCACCGGCGCCCGCCCTTCCCTGGCCGGAGCCCGAGATCGAGCCGGGCCAGTGGCACCGCGGTCCCGCCGTCCTCCCCGACGCGTACGCCGAGGCGCCGGCCCGCCCCCGCCCGCAGGCCGGGATGCCGGCGGGCGGTGACGCGGCCACGTCGAACGGCCATCGCGACCCCGACGACTCCGACTACCCGACCACCCAGCTAGAGCCGGTCCGCGACGTCGAGCCGGAGCCGATCCCCGCGCCGCCCCCGGGCCGCCGGCAGCGCGGCCGGCGCCGGGCCGGTCTCGACCGGCCACCGACCCAGCAGTCCGCCCCGAGCCGGGCCGGACGCAACCTGCCGGCGGCCATCGCCGTCGGCGTGGCCCTCGCTGCCCTGGTCGTGGTGCCGCTCTTCTTCTATCCGCCCGTCTTCCTGGTGGTGGTGGCCGCGGCGGTCGGCGTCGGCATCTGGGAGATGGCCCGGGCGGTACGCCGCAGCGGCGCGCACCCGCCGCTGGTGCCGCTGATCGCCGGCGGGGTGCTCACCGTCGGGCTGGCCTGGTTCTCCGGTCCCGACGCGCTGAGCCTCGGCCTGCTGGTGACCGTGCTGGGCACCATGGTCTGGCGACTCGGCGACGGGCCGGGCGGCTTCCAGCGGGACCTGACCGCCGCCACCCTCATCGCCGTGTACGTGCCGTTCCTCGGCGGGTTCGCCGCGCTGCTGGCGGCGGCGCCCGAGGACGGGCATCTGCGGGTGCTGGTGACGCTGGCCGCGGTGGTCCTCTCCGACACCGGCGGGTACGCGGCCGGCGTCAACTTCGGCAAGCATCCGATGGCCCCCTCGGTGAGCCCGAAGAAGTCCTGGGAGGGCTTCGCCGGCTCGGTCACCGCCGCGGCGCTGGGCAGCGCCCTGCTGCTCTGGCTGCTGCTCGACGTGGCCCCGTGGTGGGGCGCGCTCTTCGGGCTGGCGGTCTCCGGCGCCGCCGTCCTCGGCGACCTCGCCGAATCCATGATCAAGCGTGATCTCGGGGTCAAGGACATGAGCAACCTGCTCCCGGGCCACGGCGGCCTGATGGACCGGTTGGACTCGATCCTCTTCGCGTTGCCGACCGCGTACCTGCTCCTGGCAGTCTTCGTCCCGGTGCTGGAGTGA
- the rpsB gene encoding 30S ribosomal protein S2, with translation MAVVTMRQLLESGVHFGHQTRRWNPKMKRFIFTERNGIYIIDLRQTLDYIEKAYEFVRGTVAEGGSILFVGTKKQAQEAIAEQATRVGQPYVNHRWLGGMLTNFQTVYKRLQRMKELEALGDLSGTAAGYTKKETLQLSREKIKLTRTLGGLRDMQKLPAAIWVVDTKKEHIAVDEARKLGIPVIAVLDTNCDPDEVDFPIPGNDDAIRSAELLTKVVAAAVADGLIARSGRRRGSDEKPEPGVATDEPLAEWERELLEEPKKADEQAPQAQAEQAPQAQAEQAPQAQAEQPATAAAE, from the coding sequence ATGGCCGTCGTGACCATGCGTCAGCTGCTGGAGAGCGGTGTCCACTTCGGGCACCAGACCCGGCGCTGGAACCCGAAGATGAAGCGCTTCATCTTCACCGAGCGCAACGGTATCTACATCATCGACCTGCGCCAGACCCTCGACTACATCGAGAAGGCCTACGAGTTCGTGCGCGGGACCGTCGCCGAGGGTGGCAGCATCCTCTTCGTCGGCACCAAGAAGCAGGCCCAGGAGGCCATCGCCGAGCAGGCGACCCGGGTCGGTCAGCCCTACGTCAACCACCGCTGGCTCGGCGGCATGCTGACCAACTTCCAGACGGTCTACAAGCGGCTCCAGCGGATGAAGGAGCTGGAGGCCCTCGGTGACCTGAGCGGCACCGCCGCCGGGTACACCAAGAAGGAGACCCTGCAGCTCTCCCGCGAGAAGATCAAGCTGACCCGCACCCTCGGCGGTCTGCGGGACATGCAGAAGCTTCCGGCCGCGATCTGGGTGGTCGACACCAAGAAGGAGCACATCGCCGTCGACGAGGCCCGCAAGCTGGGCATCCCGGTGATCGCGGTCCTCGACACCAACTGCGACCCGGACGAGGTCGACTTCCCGATCCCGGGCAACGACGACGCGATCCGCTCGGCCGAGCTGCTGACCAAGGTCGTGGCCGCCGCCGTCGCCGACGGCCTGATCGCCCGTTCCGGCCGTCGTCGCGGCAGTGACGAGAAGCCGGAGCCGGGCGTCGCCACCGACGAGCCGCTGGCCGAGTGGGAGCGCGAGCTGCTCGAGGAGCCGAAGAAGGCCGACGAGCAGGCACCGCAGGCGCAGGCCGAGCAGGCCCCGCAGGCACAGGCCGAGCAGGCCCCGCAGGCACAGGCCGAGCAGCCGGCGACCGCCGCCGCGGAGTGA